The Oryza glaberrima chromosome 9, OglaRS2, whole genome shotgun sequence genome includes a window with the following:
- the LOC127784621 gene encoding F-box protein At2g02240-like, producing the protein MVYFRKSFAIRPATLEILHKLEETETVHATCSPVQAQISSTPIPKLMNDLKLMAVTFSRQPSTRVERYEVFSPVPSLSKPPTNKIFWVSRSLRITWGDTPGHWRWISLPNSRFAECAELLDVHWLAVIGEISPKDLTIDTPYAAYLVVVATSRVSVDPAARSGASDVSYPTERDDGWMEVKLAEFSNDERMLTEAAVIVDFREVNDHVKKSGLIVEGLEFRPTIH; encoded by the exons ATGGTTTATTTCCGTAAATCGTTCGCTATCCG GCCTGCTACCCTCGAAATCCTCCATAAGCTTGAGGAGACTGAAACTGTCCATGCAACTTGTTCGCCTGTGCAAGCGCAG ATAAGTTCTACTCCTATCCCCAAGTTGATGAATGACTTGAAGTTGATGGCTGTAACTTTTTCCCGTCAACCATCAACTCGAGTCGAGCGATACGAAGTGTTCTCACCAGTTCCATCATTGTCCAAACCACCAACCAACAAG ATTTTTTGGGTATCAAGATCATTAAGGATAACGTGGGGAGATACGCCCGGACACTGGAGATGGATCTCCCTCCCTAATTCTAG ATTCGCCGAGTGCGCGGAGCTGCTAGACGTGCATTGGTTGGCAGTCATTGGGGAGATATCACCAAAGGACCTAACCATCGACACACCCTATGCAGCCTACCTAGT GGTCGTCGCCACCAGCCGTGTTAGTGTTGATCCTGCAGCCCGCAGCGGAGCCTCCGATGTGTCCTACCCTACCGAGAGGGACGACGGCTGGATGGAGGTGAAGCTGGCAGAATTCAGTAACGATGAAAGGATGCTCACGGAGGCAGCGGTGATCGTGGATTTCCGCGAGGTGAACGACCATGTCAAGAAAAGTGGCCTCATCGTTGAGGGCCTGGAGTTTAGGCCCACTATCCATTAA